The nucleotide window TACATTTTATTAATTGGTGAGCGATTATATTGAGGCGTGAAACAGAACACTATCATAATAATTGGAGGACAAGCTAGGTTTCCCCTCTCTTGTCCATTACAGTTCTTTTTAAGTTTTTGCTCCACTAATTACTTGTTTCATACATTCCTTCTTTTACTAGTTTTATAGTAAAGAAAGCCATGTCCACAGCTACCAAGGAATCATGCCACCTTCGTTCAATATTTTCCCATTATAACTTTTGTCACTGATTGCATACTTTACAATAACTTGTGCACCTTCAGCAGGGGTTTTCCCAAGTGGAACGTTTCCATTCTGATTAGTTGAGATCAAGCCAGGTGTAACTCCAAAAATCTCAGGTCCATCTGACTCAAATTCCTTTCCAAAGGCTAATGTTAAAGAGTTGACTGCCGTTTTTGATGAATTATATCCTAATGTATTTAATTGAGGTAAATCACAATTGTCAAATATCGTTTGTGAGGACATATCTGTCGTTATATTGACTATTTTTCCACCATTAGCTTCTTTAACTAATGGTAAAAAAGCTTGAATCATTTGGAATGTTCCTAAGAAATTAATTTCAAATGAACGAAATAGTGTTTCTAATCTCAATTCACTAGGAAGGATATTAATATCTAGTACAACCCCATCGTTATTAACTAATAAATCTAAGTTATCCGTTACTTCTCCAATTTCATCTACTGAGTTTAATATAGATTCAGTATCAGCAATGTCTACTTGAATAAGGGAAACATTTTCTAATCCTAAAGACTCAACTGCTTTTTGTCCTAGCTCCTTATTACGAGCTCCCAAAAAAACATGATAATTTTTTTCAGCTAATTGGCGAGCAATCTCGTAGCCAATACCTTTATTAGCACCTGTAACAAACACATATTTTGTCATTATTCATTCCCCCATTATTGATAAGAAAGGATTTACCTTAATCCTTTCTTGAGGTCAAGTAGGTTTATTTAATATTTTAAATACTTTATTCGTTTCACATAATCTCATACATTTACTCAAAAACGTTCCATCGTTAAATCAGTATTAACAGCTACGGCCGTTTTATTTCCTTCGCCTGCAGACATCATTAGCGATGAAGGAAGTACTTTTTCAGTTTCTCCAGCAATGTAGATGTTTTTTTGTGTTGTCCTGCCCATTCCATCTGTTACAACAGCCCCTTTTTCGTCTATTTCACAACCTAGCTGTTCAACAAATGAAATGGGACGATAAAATGTTGGTATAACAAACCCTCCTGATCTGGCTATTGTTTCTCCTGATTCAAATTCAACTTCACGTAAATACCCATCAACACCTATTAACTTTTTAACTGGCTCCACCATTATCTTTATATTACGCTTTTGTAGCTCTAAAGCACTTTGTTCACTTATTCTAGCGCCATTTGTTATAAGAACTAAATCTTTAGACCAGTTGTAAACTAATTTAGTCATATGGAGCATATATTCTTCATCTTCTGCTATAACAACGAGTGGCTTATCTCTCATCTCCCACCCATCACAATATGGGCAACTAAAAATGCTTTTTCCATAATAATCTCTAACAGATAGTATAGGGAATACCTCTTGAACACCAGTGGCTAATACGATTTTTTCCGTACTATATTCTTCATCATCTTTTGTTCTCACTATAAATCTTTCATTAACAATATCTTTAGTTATCTCGGTAATCTTTGTATTAAAGTAAGATATGGAAGGATATTTCTCTAATTCTTTTAACCCTATTTCTCTAAATTCATGAGGTTTCGTCCCGTCTCTTGTTATAAATCCATGTGATTCTTGAGTAACTCTGTTCCTATTGGATCCGTCGTCAAACACTCCGATATTTCTTCTCGCCCTTCCTAACGTTAAGCTAGTACTTAACCCTGCAGCTCCTGCACCTACAACAATACAATCAAAAATATTCATTCGAATCATCCTTTTCATTTTTTTATAAAAATCACTATTAAAGACCTTTTATATCTGTAATTAAATTAAAATTGAACAAGTACCTTTCCAAATCTCCCTCCCATTCTTAATGGGATTTTACCTGTATAGGTTCTACGTAAATATGATTCAGATTGTTTTAGTAACTTATCTTCTAACGGGATTCCATATTCAACAAACCATTCAGGTAATTTAGTTACTGCGTCTTCGATATCTATTTCCACAGTTTTTATATGCCTTTCAATCAAAGATTGATAAGAGTAACCTTTTAGAAAAAGTAAATGTAAAATATATGCCATATCAGACGAACCAATTCCTTTCAGCTCTATTTCTAGAATGGGTAAAAGTTCATCCATGACATGATTTTCTTTTCTGCTAGACATGCCGCTAATATAACAATATTTCTTCGCATAACTAAGTGTCTTTTCAACTATCTTCCAGTTTTGCATAACAGGGCTCATTGATGAAAAAACGAAATCATAGGATTGTTTACGAGTATCTTTCAAAAAGTCCTCAAAAGGCTTTTGAATAATATTCACTTTGACAGAATGCTTATTTGCATGTTCCTCTAACATGGTTGCTAAATCTAATGAAGGTTCAACAGCAGTAACCTTTGCTCCTTTTCTTGCCATAGGGATGCTAAACACACCAGATGCTGCCCCAATGTCTAACACAGAAATCCCCTCAAAGCTAACACCTTGTTGTTCAACCCATTTCAAAATTCTATTTACTCGTTGTCTCCCTTCATTACTAAACGAATTTGCGTTATAGGAATTCGCCCATTTTTTAAACCCTTTGCTATTATAAGATCCCATTTGCCCCAGCCTTTGCATTATTTTCAAATTTGTATTTGAATCATTTTCCCAGGCAGATTCCCATGTTTTTTGATTAAATAAGTCATTTTCCACTTATATTCCCCCTTCAGTTTTGTTGTAAATTCATTGACATTAAAGACATTTTATATCTACGATTAGAATATAAAACAACATTGACCGTTGCTTTATTTTAAATTAAGTCTGAAATTTTACGCTTTCTTAATTCTTCTTCCATTTTTTCTTCTGAACTTAACATGACTTTTTGGATCGGACAATCAGGTCCATGATCATAACAATCAAATAATGAAGACCTTCCTTCGATTGTGTCAATGATATCGAGAAAAGAAATCGATTCCCATCCATTTGACAATGAATATCCTCCATTAGCTCCTGATGCCGAAGTAACCATGCCTTCCTTCACAAGTTTTGTCAATATTTTAGATAAATATGTCGGTGAAACATTTAATTGCTTGGCAAGAACTTGGACTCCAACAGGTTTATTAGCATTTATTGTGGCTAAATATAACATCGTGTGCAAAGCGTGGCTTGTTGCTTTTGTAAATTTCATTTTTTCAACCTCTTCATTATAATTAAAGACTTCGAAGGTCTTTAATAACGATTATAGTTAATAGTTATTTTGATGTCAATGTAAGAGCCCTCACTTTTTACTATCACCTAGATACCAGCCATAAACTTCCCCTATATACAGTGAAATTGATCAAACCACTCCTCCACTTATAAAAGCTATAGAATCATTACTACACTAATGTACCTGTTACCTAAAAACAAAATTAATTCTTACAGTCACTTTTTTCAAACATAAAAAAGCGCGATGGTTTTTAATCATCGCACTTGATGGAAACGCTTAAAATTAGAATTATATGAAAATACTTCAATGTTCTTTCATTTTTGTCCTATAGATAAAATACATTCTCTAATAGCTTAATAAAATATATTAATATTTTGTAAAATATTCTCTAGGATTAACTTTCGCTTTCTTAGAACTTGTTTATCGTGTAATTTTAGAAGGAAATCAGTAAACTCCGATTTATCAGGAAGATTTGTTATACCAAAAGTATATTTACTGTCTTTGTTCTTCTCATGTACATACTTTTCTAATACGTGAATTACAGTTACTTCATGCTTTTCTTCTAATGAAGTCCACCTTTCTAAGTCATGCCAAGAAAAGTTAGATGTAAAGTATAACTCTTCCCACCCTTCTGTCACAGGCAATTTCACATGATTTTCCATCCAAGTGATAACATCCCTCGAATGAAATTCACCAAGGTGTGAAAGTGCCTCATATCCCGTTACCTTAAAATTAGGTCGTCGTTCAAGAAAATTAAGTACTAAGGGGAGTCCTTTTTCCTTACTTATACACATCGAAGTTAGATAGGATCGTAACCCTGGATCGAGCTTATCTTCTTTAGTTTCCCATAGGCTTGTCACCCATGATTCTGCGTAAACTCCTAATACCCCTCCTATAACCTTACAAATAATCTTTTGATCCATATATGCCTCTTTTTTATTCAATTCTTCTAGGAGGAAACTAAGTAGCTCATCTTTCCTAAATTTCTGAAGACAGTTGATTATTTCTTCATTTACTTCATTACGATAAATAACAAAAGCTATTAGCTCGTTCATGTTATTTTTCACATCATCTATCATTGTCTCTGAAAATGATTCAAACCAATTCTTCCATCTAACAGCTGCTAAATTTGTTGTCTCGAGCCCAGAATCATCTAGAAAGTATTTAAGCTGCCATTTTTCACTACCAATACACCCTAATTCAGTAATCTTATATAAGTAATCGATAAAAGAATCCGCAACATAAGTAATGGTGTCCTCTTCGTGGTCCCAATAAATAACTGGTTTCTCTTCACTTTCAACAGACATATCAAAAGCGTATATATCTCCGTTACCTGTATGAGAAAATTCTAATTTCCCCCTAAGTGCCTTCCCATAATTATCTTCGTCTTCCATCAACTCATCTGCTAATATATTTAAATTCTGTAAGAAATCAATATTCCAATTTATCTCCCCTGAACATATTTCGCTAAATTCACTTGGAACCATAGTATCGTCCGAAAAAGAGTAATATAATGAAACTGATTTACCTAGATTTTGTAAAACATTTTTATAAGAAGGCGGTAATTCATATCCTACCTCTATTTCTTTAGCCTCAATTTCCTGTAGAATAGCTTTGTCGCCTATTTCAATAGGATATACTGTACCGTTATTATCCTCTAACTTACTTAGTATTTGCTCCCATTTTGATAATAAGAGATTCATTTCATCCATTCTATTAACTCCTCTAGTATGTAAAAATATCACTCAATTGAATTTGACTAAATTGTGGGACTATACCATTATTGTTTATCTAGAGAAATTCCATTTGGTTTATTTATGTTTATATAATAGATTTTTCAAACAGACTTCTGTAATGGTGTAGTTTAAATTGAATTTCTAAGTATTGAATTCTATTCCAAAACGTCTCTTCATCTAACTTTTTAAAATCATTTATTTGACTTTCTGCTAGGTTGTGAAATGCATGGGCAATATGAAAACACTCATCCTGTGATACGCTATTTTTAATGTCTAAAAATGCTTGATATATTAGAATTCTATAAGCATTTTTCCTTCCCTCATCCACTATTTCCACCCCATAATTAAATGTATTAATGCCATAATCGTACTTTATGTATTATTAAGTACGGCCCATCAAACTCTCTCCTTATACTAGTATATAATTCAATATGATTTTTAATATTATCTCGAATTCAATCCTTCAAGGTAATAGCCTTTCAATGAACTTTTTCATCTCTTCACTCAACTTTATTTTCAAAACTAATAACAACGAAGCGTGATCCAACTCACGCTTCGTTGTTTTGTTTACTCTGATGCTTCTTCAAGCTTCACTTTTTTGCCTTGATTAAATTTCAATCCGAAAAACCACCAATTCCAATCTCCTAGCAATTTCATTAGGGCAGGAACTAATACCATTCGCACAATCGTCGCGTCAATAAAGATCGCAAGAGCAATTCCCACGCCCATTTGTCTTACTGGCATCACGCTTGTGAAGGCAAAGGCACCCGTTACGACAATCATAATCGCTGCCGCAGAGGTAATAATTTTACTTGTCGATGTTAACCCTTTAACAATTGCTTTATTATTATGCTGTGTTTCTAAATAAACCTCATGAATTCTGGAAATTAAAAACACTTCATAGTCCATAGACAACCCAAATACTAAGCTGAAGACTAATACAGGTAACATTAGCGATATATCAACCGCATCAAAGCCAAAATGTCCTCCTTGGAATATCCAAGCAATTAAGCCAAATGTTGCACATAAACTTAAGATGTTCATCATGATCGCCTTTAGTGGAATGAGAATTGAACGGAATGCTATGGATAAAATAAAGAAAGTTGAGATAAGAATTAAAGCTAAACCATACGGAGCTTTATCATATATTTCTTTAAAAATTTCCTGCTCAAATTTGATTGAGCCACCCAATTGTAATGCTAGCTCCGTATTCTTTTCCGCCCATTCCTCTACCCATTCATACCCCTCTTCTTTCGTTCGGGAAGGATCTAAATAGACGTTTAATAGCATTTTATCCTCAGCAACGTATTGGTCCAAAATAGGCTGTAATGGATTGCTTTCATTTTGCTGGGTAGCTCCATAAAACGTTTCCACATCGTCTATGTTAGCAAGGCTAAACGGGGACTCAATCGTCTCAACGAGCGACTCTTCCTCAAGATTTGCTATTAATGCTTTCACCTTTTCTAAATTTTCCAATGACAGTATTTCTCCGTCCGCCTCGGCTACAATCGTTACTTGATTTTCGACTCTTTTTTCATCCTCAATAAATTCTTGTGTAAAGGTATCGTATGCTTTACGAGACTCGTAGGTTGTCGGTAAAGAATCCGTTGTCTCAATAGCCAAATTCATGTCACGCAGTGGAATCAATGCTACTAATAAAATG belongs to Bacillus spongiae and includes:
- a CDS encoding SDR family NAD(P)-dependent oxidoreductase, with amino-acid sequence MTKYVFVTGANKGIGYEIARQLAEKNYHVFLGARNKELGQKAVESLGLENVSLIQVDIADTESILNSVDEIGEVTDNLDLLVNNDGVVLDINILPSELRLETLFRSFEINFLGTFQMIQAFLPLVKEANGGKIVNITTDMSSQTIFDNCDLPQLNTLGYNSSKTAVNSLTLAFGKEFESDGPEIFGVTPGLISTNQNGNVPLGKTPAEGAQVIVKYAISDKSYNGKILNEGGMIPW
- a CDS encoding NAD(P)/FAD-dependent oxidoreductase, whose protein sequence is MNIFDCIVVGAGAAGLSTSLTLGRARRNIGVFDDGSNRNRVTQESHGFITRDGTKPHEFREIGLKELEKYPSISYFNTKITEITKDIVNERFIVRTKDDEEYSTEKIVLATGVQEVFPILSVRDYYGKSIFSCPYCDGWEMRDKPLVVIAEDEEYMLHMTKLVYNWSKDLVLITNGARISEQSALELQKRNIKIMVEPVKKLIGVDGYLREVEFESGETIARSGGFVIPTFYRPISFVEQLGCEIDEKGAVVTDGMGRTTQKNIYIAGETEKVLPSSLMMSAGEGNKTAVAVNTDLTMERF
- a CDS encoding class I SAM-dependent methyltransferase, with amino-acid sequence MENDLFNQKTWESAWENDSNTNLKIMQRLGQMGSYNSKGFKKWANSYNANSFSNEGRQRVNRILKWVEQQGVSFEGISVLDIGAASGVFSIPMARKGAKVTAVEPSLDLATMLEEHANKHSVKVNIIQKPFEDFLKDTRKQSYDFVFSSMSPVMQNWKIVEKTLSYAKKYCYISGMSSRKENHVMDELLPILEIELKGIGSSDMAYILHLLFLKGYSYQSLIERHIKTVEIDIEDAVTKLPEWFVEYGIPLEDKLLKQSESYLRRTYTGKIPLRMGGRFGKVLVQF
- a CDS encoding Rrf2 family transcriptional regulator: MKFTKATSHALHTMLYLATINANKPVGVQVLAKQLNVSPTYLSKILTKLVKEGMVTSASGANGGYSLSNGWESISFLDIIDTIEGRSSLFDCYDHGPDCPIQKVMLSSEEKMEEELRKRKISDLI
- a CDS encoding SMI1/KNR4 family protein, with the translated sequence MDEMNLLLSKWEQILSKLEDNNGTVYPIEIGDKAILQEIEAKEIEVGYELPPSYKNVLQNLGKSVSLYYSFSDDTMVPSEFSEICSGEINWNIDFLQNLNILADELMEDEDNYGKALRGKLEFSHTGNGDIYAFDMSVESEEKPVIYWDHEEDTITYVADSFIDYLYKITELGCIGSEKWQLKYFLDDSGLETTNLAAVRWKNWFESFSETMIDDVKNNMNELIAFVIYRNEVNEEIINCLQKFRKDELLSFLLEELNKKEAYMDQKIICKVIGGVLGVYAESWVTSLWETKEDKLDPGLRSYLTSMCISKEKGLPLVLNFLERRPNFKVTGYEALSHLGEFHSRDVITWMENHVKLPVTEGWEELYFTSNFSWHDLERWTSLEEKHEVTVIHVLEKYVHEKNKDSKYTFGITNLPDKSEFTDFLLKLHDKQVLRKRKLILENILQNINIFY
- a CDS encoding MMPL family transporter, translating into MNLLGKVTYKYRKLMVIFWLVLITVFCFFALKLPGVLSGDGFEYDGDYQETRTILEEEFGQAKSSIIVLFEKGETTSEANFEVAITDTLTELGEQKQVESVITPFMQEQMMREDYAYGLLLFDQEAGELAETIEELRADISPAEGVQVSLTGEPVIIKDLNEASQKDLAKAETIGLPIALIVLILAFGGLVAASIPLVIGVISILMTMGIVYFFSYSTNLSIFILNIVPMIGLALSIDFALLIINRFKEEIQHRSTEDAIKVTVATAGRSIVFSGLCVFIGLFGLMFIQIDIFQNVGLGGMTVVLIAVLVSITFLPALLSFVGPKINALKILKVKEGTSSVWEKFANLVMKRPVIMSIMSLAILLVALIPLRDMNLAIETTDSLPTTYESRKAYDTFTQEFIEDEKRVENQVTIVAEADGEILSLENLEKVKALIANLEEESLVETIESPFSLANIDDVETFYGATQQNESNPLQPILDQYVAEDKMLLNVYLDPSRTKEEGYEWVEEWAEKNTELALQLGGSIKFEQEIFKEIYDKAPYGLALILISTFFILSIAFRSILIPLKAIMMNILSLCATFGLIAWIFQGGHFGFDAVDISLMLPVLVFSLVFGLSMDYEVFLISRIHEVYLETQHNNKAIVKGLTSTSKIITSAAAIMIVVTGAFAFTSVMPVRQMGVGIALAIFIDATIVRMVLVPALMKLLGDWNWWFFGLKFNQGKKVKLEEASE